A single window of Salvia splendens isolate huo1 chromosome 8, SspV2, whole genome shotgun sequence DNA harbors:
- the LOC121744981 gene encoding uncharacterized protein LOC121744981 produces the protein MVRKSKRRADAATKPTKEDDVTSKRPLKRLRKAIIDSETTPEEVVSNKKIVEDEKSDAAKEPVPTPKVRKPCTWLKLDRLNPEFGSKSLESSKQGKEAKPAATVKSPGNNKSKRIDKFEEKRNSHPVTDEEKNLRHHRKEAEPSAEVETSGDNKRKGDEKNERRKGHSHSFTNEKLNSRCHDREKDLIKEIDDEAEKELGGLIFMCNSKTKPDCFRYQIMGVPAHRKEVVMSIKPGIKFFLYDYDLKLMYGVFEASSAGGMKLEPEAFNGAFPAQVRFIVHKACLPLPESVFKKAIRDSYDEKKRKFQTELTVKQVKNLIGAFNPAPLLHPNGKSMVQEPPFYSNSPATSFNEDYQRQRHLIKCSNSDIQGKSTPLHHEKELSGNHVIHSPVPVRDPLFLSEQEYRSNGLRQGRHHLPAAAADDISNLPGTKKLDLELNHLLRNSGSTSIVDSAVQQREVNQPDSLYLSEKEYRIHGLRVPQPPVMPNAASPMMTEPRNNSCDPYDEATTSLVKRYLSMPMATAVPAEPYPPVGRERYFGDLNHTNQMLSHPPRTFHDGHRALPHNFQEQSVFNQRSYSLNASCKPSEYSRGVSLHHEADLMSAPVSHRYSFAGPSLSQRR, from the exons ATGGTGAGGAAAAGTAAGAGAAGAGCTGATGCAGCCACTAAACCTACTAAAGAAGATGATGTTACTAGCAAGAGACCTCTGAAAAGACTGAGAAAAGCTATTATTGATTCTGAAACTACTCCAGAAGAGGTAGTATCAAACAAGAAAATAGTTGAAGATGAAAAAAGCGATGCTGCAAAAGAACCTGTTCCAACTCCTAAAGTGAGGAAACCTTGTACATGGCTTAAGCTTGACAGGCTTAACCCTGAATTTGGAAGCAAATCTCTTGAGAGTTCTAAACAAGGCAAAGAAGCCAAGCCTGCTGCTACAGTAAAATCCCCGGGAAACAATAAGAGTAAGAGAATTgacaaatttgaagaaaaacGTAATTCCCATCCGGTTACTGATGAAGAGAAAAATTTACGTCACCATAGGAAGGAAGCAGAGCCTTCCGCAGAAGTCGAAACCTCAGGAGACAATAAGAGGAAGGgagatgaaaaaaatgaaagaagaaaaggTCATTCCCATTCGTTTACTAATGAAAAGCTAAATTCACGTTGCCATGACAGAGAAAAAGACCTTATCAAAGAAATTGATGATGAAGCTGAGAAAGAACTAGGTGGATTGATTTTTATGTGCAACTCCAAAACCAAACCAGATTGTTTCAGATACCAAATAATGGGTGTGCCAGCACACAGGAAAGAGGTCGTTATGAGCATCAAGCCTGGTATTAAGTTTTTCCTTTATGATTATGATCTCAAGCTCATGTATGGGGTCTTTGAAGCATCATCTGCTGGTGGAATGAAACTTGAGCCAGAAGCTTTTAATGGGGCTTTCCCAGCTCAG GTCCGTTTCATTGTTCACAAAGCATGCCTTCCACTACCTGAGAGTGTGTTCAAGAAAGCAATCAGAGACAGCTATGATGAAAAGAAACGCAAGTTCCAAACAGAGTTGACAGTAAAGCAA GTGAAAAATCTGATAGGCGCGTTCAATCCCGCCCCCTTGCTGCATCCAAATGGAAAATCCATGGTCCAAGAGCCACCTTTTTACTCAAATTCACCAGCAACTTCATTTAATGAGGATTACCAGAGGCAAAGACATTTGATTAAGTGTAGCAACTCTGATATACAAGGAAAGTCTACCCCTTTGCATCATGAGAAAGAATTATCCGGCAACCATGTAATTCATAGCCCAGTTCCAGTACGAGATCCGCTTTTTCTTTCTGAACAAGAATACAGAAGTAACGGGCTTCGACAAGGCAGGCATCACCTGCCAGCAGCCGCAGCCGATGATATCAGCAATTTGCCAGGGACTAAAAAGCTTGATCTTGAACTAAATCATCTACTTAGGAACTCTGGTTCCACGAGTATAGTAGATTCAGCTGTGCAGCAAAGAGAAGTCAATCAACCTGATTCTCTCTACCTTAGTGAAAAGGAGTACCGCATACATGGCCTCCGGGTACCCCAGCCCCCTGTAATGCCAAATGCAGCATCTCCCATGATGACAGAGCCTCGCAATAATTCATGTGACCCGTATGATGAGGCCACCACCTCATTGGTAAAGCGATATCTGTCTATGCCGATGGCAACAGCAGTTCCAGCAGAACCATATCCCCCGGTTGGTAGGGAGCGTTATTTCGGTGATCTAAACCACACTAACCAAATGCTAAGCCATCCACCCAGGACATTCCATGATGGGCATAGAGCTTTACCCCATAATTTTCAAGAACAATCAGTATTCAACCAAAGGTCATATTCACTGAATGCTTCTTGCAAACCATCAGAGTACAGTCGGGGAGTCAGTCTCCACCATGAAGCTGATCTAATGTCTGCACCAGTCTCCCACCGCTATTCCTTTGCAGGACCTTCTCTATCACAGCGCAGATAA
- the LOC121745510 gene encoding mitochondrial substrate carrier family protein ucpB-like isoform X1 codes for MANALKLPVADTSSDKATWVASPSHAFYHFGTSGAAVAAASSVTHPLDLLKVRLQMQMVGQRGPLIGMRQLGINVVKTEGLRALYMGLTPGLVRSVFYGGLRLGLYEPSLRLSEMALGSPNILTKVLVGAFSGALATAVTNPVEVLKVRMQMGRLTTKGPLQELRKMAADEGLTGFWKGAGPEMTRAAVFTSSQLATYDETKRLVMRWTSLHDGFYLHLIASTVAGAASTIATAPIDVVKTRLMLQRQSKLVGNYKNGLDCAYQLLMKEGPRGFYKGAFALFTRVGPQTTITFILCEQLRELVGLKAL; via the exons ATGGCAAACGCTCTCAAATTGCCGGTGGCTGACACCTCCTCTG ACAAAGCAACATGGGTAGCCTCTCCATCCCATGCCTTTTATCACTTCGGCACCAGTGGAGCTGCTGTAGCTGCTGCTTCCAGCGTCACTCATCCTTTAG ATCTTCTAAAGGTTAGGCTGCAAATGCAAATGGTTGGGCAAAGAGGACCGTTGATCGGCATG AGACAACTTGGTATAAACGTGGTGAAAACAGAAGGACTAAGAGCCTTGTACATGGGATTGACGCCTGGGCTAGTGAGATCAGTTTTTTATGGAGGTCTCCGTCTAGGCTTATACGAACCATCGCTGCGTCTGTCTGAGATGGCTCTGGGATCCCCCAATATCTTGACCAAGGTATTGGTTGGAGCCTTCTCTGGTGCTCTTGCAACAGCAGTCACCAATCCTGTGGAAGTGTTGAAG GTGCGGATGCAGATGGGGAGATTGACGACTAAAGGGCCGTTGCAGGAGCTGCGTAAGATGGCTGCAGATGAGGGCTTGACCGGCTTCTGGAAAGGGGCCGGCCCTGAAATGACCCGAGCTGCTGTCTTCACCTCCTCACAGCTTGCTACATATGATGAAACCAAGAGG CTCGTGATGAGATGGACTTCGCTCCACGATGGATTTTATCTGCATCTCAT TGCAAGCACCGTGGCTGGAGCTGCCAGCACTATTGCAACTGCACCCATCGATGTGGTCAAGACGAGACTTATGCTTCAACGACAGTCCAAACTTGTTGGAAACTATAAAAATGGACTTGATTGTGCTTACCAG CTTCTAATGAAAGAAGGTCCTCGAGGTTTCTACAAGGG GGCGTTTGCGTTGTTCACGAGAGTTGGCCCCCAAACAACAATCACCTTCATCCTGTGCGAGCAGCTACGAGAACTCGTCGGACTCAAGGCACTATAA
- the LOC121745510 gene encoding mitochondrial substrate carrier family protein ucpB-like isoform X2 — MANALKLPVADTSSDKATWVASPSHAFYHFGTSGAAVAAASSVTHPLDLLKVRLQMQMVGQRGPLIGMRQLGINVVKTEGLRALYMGLTPGLVRSVFYGGLRLGLYEPSLRLSEMALGSPNILTKVRMQMGRLTTKGPLQELRKMAADEGLTGFWKGAGPEMTRAAVFTSSQLATYDETKRLVMRWTSLHDGFYLHLIASTVAGAASTIATAPIDVVKTRLMLQRQSKLVGNYKNGLDCAYQLLMKEGPRGFYKGAFALFTRVGPQTTITFILCEQLRELVGLKAL, encoded by the exons ATGGCAAACGCTCTCAAATTGCCGGTGGCTGACACCTCCTCTG ACAAAGCAACATGGGTAGCCTCTCCATCCCATGCCTTTTATCACTTCGGCACCAGTGGAGCTGCTGTAGCTGCTGCTTCCAGCGTCACTCATCCTTTAG ATCTTCTAAAGGTTAGGCTGCAAATGCAAATGGTTGGGCAAAGAGGACCGTTGATCGGCATG AGACAACTTGGTATAAACGTGGTGAAAACAGAAGGACTAAGAGCCTTGTACATGGGATTGACGCCTGGGCTAGTGAGATCAGTTTTTTATGGAGGTCTCCGTCTAGGCTTATACGAACCATCGCTGCGTCTGTCTGAGATGGCTCTGGGATCCCCCAATATCTTGACCAAG GTGCGGATGCAGATGGGGAGATTGACGACTAAAGGGCCGTTGCAGGAGCTGCGTAAGATGGCTGCAGATGAGGGCTTGACCGGCTTCTGGAAAGGGGCCGGCCCTGAAATGACCCGAGCTGCTGTCTTCACCTCCTCACAGCTTGCTACATATGATGAAACCAAGAGG CTCGTGATGAGATGGACTTCGCTCCACGATGGATTTTATCTGCATCTCAT TGCAAGCACCGTGGCTGGAGCTGCCAGCACTATTGCAACTGCACCCATCGATGTGGTCAAGACGAGACTTATGCTTCAACGACAGTCCAAACTTGTTGGAAACTATAAAAATGGACTTGATTGTGCTTACCAG CTTCTAATGAAAGAAGGTCCTCGAGGTTTCTACAAGGG GGCGTTTGCGTTGTTCACGAGAGTTGGCCCCCAAACAACAATCACCTTCATCCTGTGCGAGCAGCTACGAGAACTCGTCGGACTCAAGGCACTATAA